The Nyctibius grandis isolate bNycGra1 chromosome 20, bNycGra1.pri, whole genome shotgun sequence DNA window ttctctgggcaacctgggccagtgtttcaccaccctcacagcaaagaatttcttcctaatatctaatctaaatctcccctctttcagtttaaaaccattcccccttgtcctgtcactacatgcacttgtaaaaagtccctcttctgcttgcctgtagccccttcaggtactggaaggtgctagaaggtccccctggagccttttcttctccaggctgaacaaccccagctctctcagcctgtctccatagcagaggtgctccagcccttggaTCATCTTCGTgcccctcctctggactcgctccaacagctccgtgtccttctgatgttggaggtcccagagctggacacagcactgcagggggggtctcatgagagcagagcagaggggcagaatcacctccctcaacctgctggccgtgctgctggtgatgcagcccaatcatagaattgttttgattgTAGAGGACCTTTAACATCATCGAGCCCAACTGTGACATCTGGCTTTTACTGACACGCAGGTGCCATAACTCTGAAGCTCCACGTGTTTGGTTTCCTCCTTTTTGCATCTCGCTGTGCCTGCAAAGGAGGTGACCTTCAAACCCCTGTTGTTCTTTGAACGCATACGGCCTAACAGTACTTGAGTTTCCCAGTCATCCACAGAATTCACAGGGGGAGAGGACGCGATCAAAATAAAGCCCACTCacaaaatacactgaattttaagtgccggtataaaggaaaaatattttaagtgtctCAGACGTGGCCttggcgcggggcggggggagtgCGCACCTCCGGCCGCCAGGGGGCAGCAGCGCCGCCGCGCTCCCCACGGACTGCACTTCCCGGCGCCCCCCGCGGCTGCGCAGGCGCAGGCGGACACAAAGGGCCGGGCGCGcgccccgcccctccctccctccctccctctcgtCCCGCCTCCCGCGGCGCGCGCGGATGCCgttccccgcccgccccgccccgccccggccgcgctccctgtcgccgccgcccgccccgcgctccCATGGCGCTGAAGCGGATACAGAAAGTGAGTGGGGCCGAGCCGCCGGTGAGGGGGAGCGGGAAGGGCCCTCCGCCCCGCTGCTGCCCGGCGGGGGGTGGAGGgtgcggcgggccgggccgcggctcAGCGGGAGGCGTCGCGGGGAGCCCTTGTCCCCGCCTGGGGCCCGGCCTTCCCCCTTCCGTgtccccgctgccctcccccgGCTCCGCGGGGTCGCCTCAGGGGGCGGAGAGGCCCAGCGCGGTGCGGGTGTGAGGTGAAGGGCAGCTCTTGTCCGTCCCCTTGGCAGACAGCCCCTTGTTTCGGGACCCTTCAAGGCCCCCCCACCTCAGTCAGTGTTTTAAACTGTGGTTAACAAACCCCGAAGCCGCGTGGCTGCGAAGTAGCGGCTGAAAGGCGAAATTGTGTTAACGGGTTATCTTTAGTAGAGGTGTAAGTGAGGGATCTGCTGCCAAAACGTTGCGCCCAGCTCAGTTAGCTCTGTGCCTGAGTGGTTTTCCACATTAGGAACCGCTGTCGGCCCACTGCTTGGTATGACCCCTGAACATAGCCCAGCTGGAGAGTTTTGGGGTAATATTtgtaaatttgttttaattgtggAGTAAATTTCTATATTTGTGTTGTTTGGCAAGACCTAACTGGTCTTGTACAGCACAGATAAAAAAAGCGTTATGGATGGTAAACATAGTTGAGTTAACGTTAGTGCGTTGGCCGTGTTATAGAATACGTggtgttttgttgctgttgacACGACACGTTTAGTTGGCGTTTGTGCTCTCCTAGTTTAGTGACTGTGCTTTAACTTCTCATTCTGAATTCCTTCTTGCTATTGAAAAATGTTGGCATTACAGCAATAGAATTCTATAACGACCCGTTAACCCTGCAGCGAGCAGGTCTGGCATACCCTACAACAGGTCTGAAGTTATTTGTGTGGATTTCTACCAGAAGTTGGTAGTTAGGTCTCAGGCTACAAACATTATTATGCCTTTACAGGTAATTAGGGGAGATTTGTGTTACTTAATATCACGTATTTGTTATGAATGTTGCATTTGAACATTGTatcaaatattaataaatgcCTACAGTGATTTTTCTCTAGCAGTGAGTTCCGTCATGCTTCTACGTATTATGGAaatgctttgtgttttcttggcTTTTCAATTTCCTACCTTTTCTTTGAGTATCTCCTTACCCTTGCATTTCTAAGAAAAGGATTGTTCTGAATACCTTTTATTCCCTCTTGTTCAGTTTCATTCTGCCAAGGTGAACAGACAAAGAGCAAGCGGAAAGTCTGGTAACCTTGTAGTGTTTTTGAGATGGAGTGGTAGTTTGTGGGCTTCCAAATGAGGTCCTGATAGAACAGGATTGTTTTTCTCTTACCACATTCCCGGTgtaacttttctttctgctttagaGGCTTCCATATGTACTGGAAAGCCACAGCTTTCTTTAGCGTGGCATTTAAAAACTTTGTGTTCAATAGGTATGAAATTATGGGTAAACTATTTATGAAAGAGTATCTTTCATCCTGTTAGCCTTATTAGATTCTGTTTCTACTCTTTGACAGTGAAGAAATGCTTACCAGGATGCTGACTTCAAGGTAGTGTAAGATTTCCTGGTTATGCAATAACTTCTATCTGAAACACGAAGAGATTATCAGGGAAGGACCTTACAGAAGAGCTGAGAACTCTTCTGAGAGTTCATAACTGATTGCCTCTTGCTTCTAGTTTGCTGCAGAAATGACTGCTGCCTTTCcagggtaagaaaaaaaatactactagAGGGATTTGGCCAGCAGCGTGCCACTGCAGCAGTAGAGAAGTGGCAAGGAAATAGGAttgtttcaaacagaaagttaaaatgaaggggaaaagtttgaaaagagaaactgtCTTGATGTCACTGTAATACGTAGAGCTTTCCTGAAAGTTAGGAAATGTCTTTGTATGATAGTGTGTTTATCCCATCTAACTTCCTGATGTTTCAGAGTGGCTGTAAAGGTTGATAGCTGTGTTGTATCTCAAGGGTAGGAAGGGATAAGATCTGGAGTAGGGGGAATGCTGTAAGGACTTCATAGTTTCACAGAGTGCCTGGAGGAACTCTTTGGAGAACAAAGCGCTGTCAGAAAACACAATGGTATTACTGGGGAGCTTGTCAGTCTAGACATACTGTCTCAAGTTAAGCTTGGGTGGTTTTAGGGTGGTTCAGACTTCTCCTTTAACACAGCTAAGGGATTTTGATGGCAAGTTTGAGTGTGTGTTCACAATAATTTTGAATATATGTGTTCAGGATGATAGATGTAGAAATGTTAGTAAGCATTTTTTGTCTCAGACTGTTCGGGACTCCCAGTTTCTGAATAGTATTGCCATTGTGATCTGTGTGGTTTCATCCCATCTTTCATGGATCTGCCTTGAGGGACTCCTCAAAGGAGGACAGCCTGCAGACTTCAAGACTATACActaataacagaaaaaagtattgTGCTTGGGAGCTTTCTTAAACTATGAGCAACTGAATAACGAATGTGCTGATCATTGCACATGAGTGTATCAACTCAGTGCTGAGGGCAGAGGAGCAGTGAGGACACGAAGCCCTGCAGTGTAAGCACAGCCATCAGTGCCACCTCTGTGACAAATTCATCGCGGAGTTCTTGGAAGGATGGGGGATTCTTATGGGGGATACTTATTAATCTTAAGCTGAGCAGCCTGTATTAGTTTACCTTGTCAGTGATTTACTCTGCTGTAGCACGAAAGAGAGGCAGTATATTTCTACACTGTCAAAAACTTTAGGCTGGGCTCTGTGTGTGAGGTAGAATAAATGTTCTTTGGGGccagagctgcttctctgtgACGCACAAATGAAAGAACAACCCACGTTTTTGTGGGCATTGCAGATTCCAAATGTTGCatgttatgaaaacaaaacaaatagtgTAGGTTTCAGTTGGGAAGGGGTATTCTGCAAAGAAGCCTTTATTGTTGCTGCCTCTGGAAATTGAGACACCACAGCTTTTGTGGAAAGTAGGAAATAATTCAGGCTGCCAGGTTATGTAAGGCAGCGTGCAGGTCAGTTCTGTGCAGAGCCATTTTTCTGAGGTTCCTGCTCAGAATCCCTTGTTTACGTATCTAATTGCAAGTTTGCTGTCCTGTCTCCTGAGGAGATTGTTTTCATCATAAATCCTGTACTTCGGGGTGCTCCTCTAGTGTTAATGAGGGGTTGATGTTACGCTTGTTAATGGCTCAAGCTATTCTGAAATACGTACAAAAccagtatttaattttgttacaggcataaaaaaatggatttagaAGAGATTTTGAAACCAGTGACGAACTACTTTCTGACACATTTGAAGACTGgtttaaaaatagctgttgTTTTTTATCTTGGTGCATAGTGCTTGATTGTTTTTCTCCCACAACTCAAAGAATAGAAGCATTCAAACATTTAGATACGTCAATGAAATATATGTCTGTGTGTTTCAGTATGTGTTTTGTATATGCATAGAGTAACAGGACATACAGACTCGAATATTTAtattgaaaataacttttgttaCTTTGTTATAGTAAATTGACTCAGTAAACAAAATTTTATCAATCTTTGTGGTTTAGGTTTTGACTTTAAACTGTTGAGTCACATGCTGTATTTGGATGGTAATAAACATACTAAGGAGACTTCTTTTTTGGATCTGtaatataaaatttttaattttctttcaaaacatcaGCTGTGACATCACAGCgatattttttgtattaaaacaaTGTATAAAAATAGAAGGCATACTCTATAACTAAGGCTTAACTTTCTATTGAGAAATGTTGtgataaatatttgctttgcaaTTACCAAATTTATGAAGAACAGAGAATCCTTTAACTAGTCCAAGTATAATCACTGGGGTATTTTTGACAGATGGTTCCAAACATTAATATAACAGCAGCAGTGTATGCATGAAGTTGGTAGGAAGTGAGTCTGTGGTCTGCAGTGCACTTTGTGCAAGAAATGAAGAACATAGCTGGCAAATATAAAAGCCTATATTTTAAATAACGGTGTGGAAAAGAGCTCTGGTTGTGGTTTTGTGTCACTTAGAgaattaaaatagcttttagtGATGCTGCCTGCAGTTTATTTTGGGCTTCTGATAgtctgcagtcttttttttctcacttttttttttaactgaaaaaaggagacatttttagggctttttattttgttccgACTCATGCTTATAGCCGTTGAGTGTCCGTGAGTACTGTGCTGAGAATATTTATCTCCTTGTTATCAAAGTATCCTTTACAATCTTGTTCCAGTAGCTTTTTAGGAGAGAAGCCTGACTGCTCATGAAGCATGAGTGTTAAACTGCCCTTCCAGTCTTCACCAACTTTATACTTTTATGAAATACATCCTGTATTATAATTTGACACTGAGTACTAGTCTGCACATTCAGAAATACTTCTAGCATTTATAGCTTACCAAAGCCTGTGTTTTACATCCATTGATTGTTAAATTTTTGCCTCGTGCTGCCCGCGGGGCTGTTGTACAGTGTGTGTGGTGCAATGAAAGGTGATCATCTGGAGGCTTTGCTGTGCCCATCTCCAGTAATTGTTGTTCAGCATTTGTAGCCTTACGCTACTGTTCCTTTAGTAGCTACACCTGGTCACGGAGCCTGCTTGCttttgtgctctgctgctgtgctgcagttaCAAACAGGAGAAATAGCTGTAGCACCCATTCATTGCAACCAGTTAGAGGTATAGAATTAACAGTATTCTGTTCTACTCTGTAACATTTCCTATGTTTGAGCGGATTAGGAGATTTATTCCTACTGCTGTCCTCAGCCTAGCTGCTTTCTCCATACAAGTTTATCCTGGCTGTACTGGAGTAGTGTGGCATGTGTTGGGGCTCTCGATAGATGCTTTTATGCTGTGACATTCACCAGTGTTTGAAATAACTGATACTTCTGTTTGCATCTCTTGCAGACAAAATTttgattctgtgtattttcGTAAAAGATGTTGCACCGGCGTACACTGCGGTTTGTAGTGTTGAGTTTCTCTTTTGAAACTGGATCTGCACTGCTTTGAGTTATAGATCCTGGTGGTTATACAATAACTGTTACACAGTTATACAATCCTGTTTGTAAGCCTACGTACAGCAAAGTCCTGCACCAACATTTTCTATACCAGAGACTAAAAATATTGGTGTAGACAAGGCCTTGGAGTAACCAGACCTGCATCATGCAGCTATATAATGATAATCCATAAAAAATGGACAAAACTGCTGGAACCAATTAACTTAAAATTACAGGGAAATCGTTAGTGTTGACTGTGTAACGCCTTACATGCAGTTCTCTTGCACTTCTTGGTGAGGTTTCAGCACATGGTGCTTTGTAACTCTCCAGCCTTGTCTCTTGACGCAGCAAGGTCTTGGGCTTGTTGTGAggagcagctttgctgctttgtaCAGGGAATTCTTGTATTCAGCATCTCATTCTTTTGCAAATACGTAAAGTCATGAAGCAGTTTTTCTACATCTACTTTTTCAAGAGGATCATCACAACTGTTCTGCAGTGTTCGGCTCTGGACACTGGCAAGTCAATCTGACTCACAGGGGACATTCTGACTATCTCCTCGCACCATTTCAAAAGATACAGGAAAGCTTGAAGCCTAAATCTTGCAGTTCTCCAGATAATTTTGCTTTGAATATGAAGCTTAAACAGCATCATTAACAGTATAAAGCTGAGtagttctttgtttttatcaCACCTTGGTCTGAGTTTCTGTACGTAAAGGCTCAAACTGTTAACACTGTCAAACTCAATTTCCAAAGTTTGATCACGTtaccatttgtatttttaaaccacGTTAGCTTCAGTACATTATTTCTTGTGATTGGAAAATAGGGCTTGAATTTGCTCTGTCAGGATTTTGAAATTTGGTCTGGCTTTGTTTCCTGGTTGCAGAAGCTCTCTCAATGTATCAGTGAACATTGCTCTCATTTAGTGAAGTTGCTTGAAGAGAGCCTTTCCATCATTATTAGGGAAATACTAATAACAGGAGTTGATAGTTTTGGATCTCATCGAGGTCTGATTAAaaacatgggtttttttaatcacgGACAAAGTTCAGTGCCTTTAGCCTGAAGTAATTGAAAGTGTATACCTGAGGAGCCTTGCCCAGTTCCTACCAATTTTGAAGTACGTATGTAcatatgaatgaaaacaaatttgtgTGGGTTTTGTGGGTGTAAAGATACTGTTATAGACTTGCGACTCCAAAATCAAGTGCTTGCCTAGCAGTTTGCATGTGCGTAAGGGAATGTTTGCATGTATTTTAGAGACTTTCTGAAGAGTTTAAGCTACATATTTTTCCCGTCGTTGTCTTTCATTTAGTAGCCAGCCATGACTGCTATAAAACAAGTGATTTTTAGACTTCGAGTTCTCTGGTTTGGCTAATAGTCTTGTTTAGCTGACTTTTTTGAGTGTGTGTGCAAGACTTAATCTTCTCTTTCTAGGTTAGATCTTGAGTTGCAAATGAGAGTAGACAGTGGCTgtaacagctctgctgctggtaaGGCCTGTTACAACTCTTGTGACTCCTGGAAACCTGAGACTTGTTGACTCCCTTCATGTACTGGCAAGGGCTTGGCTTTGCATAGATTACTGGCTCTCTGTATCGCTCCCTTAGTGAAATTTGAATCCTCCGATTAAAAAGGGAACTGCACTTTTAAGGGGTTTTGCTATTGCCTTTATTAGTCAAAGTCTAGCCCGGAGTGTTGTTTCTGGACCAGCATATACAATTTCACCAGCAGAATAACGCTGAGGGCAGACAAGTAACGCTAGTTGGCAACCTGAGGTGTTTCAGTATATATCAAAGAACTGTCTCGTTTATTTTAAATCGCAAAAATTGTGAGGAGTGACTTTGGAGCAAGTAGAATATTACTACTCTATTGCCTGGCTCAAGATAACATCGCGGTGCCTTTCTTTGATTCAGGGCCAAGAGTGGACCTGTAAGAAGTGTGCCTGAATTTAGGTGCCAGGTCCATGGTAAACTGGGTCCCTCAAAGAGAGAATTGTGCGAGTTGAAATGTTCACTGGATGTTGTAAATGGATAAATATATCACAGCTGTTGAGAAGAGCAGAATTTTAACCCTTCCAATTGTACGTGAGGTCTCATCATGCTACGTACACAAATTCTACACTTGAGTTAAACTTAGTTCAGATTTAAACCTTGATTTTGGAAGTAGTTGTCTTGAGTAATGATTTTTTGGGTAGAAATGTTTCCACTGTTACTCCTTATGCTAAAATCAAGGAGATACTTGCAGGCCTGCTTATGTCTGTTGTTGACttaaatgtgtatgttttgAGTAATTACTTGAGGGACTTAGGAACAGTGGTTTAGCACATCTTTTAGCTGATTTCAATGGAAGTATTTACACATAATTGTTAAACTTATCACAGCACAGTTCCTATCAGCTTAGAATTGGAAAAAAGTTGTTTGTTGTACAGTAAAATTTCAGACATCAAAAGTGGTATATtgaattaaatgaagaaaatgaaccaaCATTAATGCCTGGCTTGTTTTGCATTTGATGTAGTGATGATAAATTAGATTACAAGCTGAGCTGGTTTTgtgtaattaaataattttaaattatttggaaCTGTGTGGACTCCTGTAAGAGATATAAATCTGTTGATCTGCAAAAGCTTCTCTGAATGCTTCTCTTAAATTTCATCTTTCCTGGGAGTTTTTCAGTaggcattttgaaaaaaagcatgCAGGGAATTAAATCAAGGTATGTTAAATAAGGTGTAAAGCTAAcatctttcctttattttctagTTTACTTAGGAACCTTTATGTTATGTTCATATATCATCTCTAGGCAGACTGCAAGCATTTTATGAGCTAGTTTAACTCGGCTAGTGTACATAGATTAGGTGAATACAAGAAGCTTTTGTAAAATCAAAAGCTAAAGGAACTGTCAGCACATAAATTTCTAAATTAAGCAGTAAGTTTACAGACAAATCAAGAAacccttcattttcttcttttttttttctacttccatATATCCAGCTTTTTATGAACGTGGCTATAACTCTTAAATactttcagatatttatttatagCACAGTGTTGTCTTTAGCTGCAGACCTATctggcaaaaaaaccctttcagtATCAATGGGCATTTCAAGtgttgatttatttaaaaataccacaGGTGTATTTAATGTAATCTCTTTGCGTTCTCACTTTTGAAGTGATGCTGCTGAGTGGTGTGTAGGTTCATGTAGatgtctttcaaatatttgtgtCTTTCTTATAGGAACTAAGTGATCTGCAGCGAGACCCACCAGCCCACTGTTCTGCTGGACCTGTTGGAGATGACTGTAAGCTCTTTGTAGTACACTGTCACAGTTGACCTTCTTTAGCTTACAAAAGAGCTCGGAAAAATCTCTAATTGTTCTATCTTTTTTGACTTCCAGTGTTTCATTGGCAAGCAACAATTATGGGACCTGTAAGTATATAATTCATGCCCCTTAGAAAGTAGACCTCGTTTCCCTTTTTGTTATGGAGGATTCACTTGGGTTTCTGTAAACACGGCAGTCAAattcagctgtgctgtgtgcAAATTAAAGATTTAGGGTCATATTGTTGTTCTTAGTAGTCTGGTACTAGTTTCTTCCTGTAACTGTTCAAAAATCCGTTCTCTTCATGAAGTGAGGGGTGCTGTGAATTGGTGATGTGGGCTGCAAAGTGAGAAGCCTGCTTTTCAAAGATGATAATTTCAATTTTGGAAGATTCATCCATCTGAAAGGAGGAAGAGTGGGTGTAATCCAGTGTTAAAGTTGGTAACTGTAAACAAAGGTGATTTTGAGGCTTTTAGGTAGAGCTTGTTTGATGGCTGTGATGTGGCTCTGACAAAAACAGATGGCTTTTGCAAACTGTAGACCAGCAATTGTGGGTACTTTGGGTTTTGTGTGACAAAGGTCTGCTTTCCTTGGGTTGAGGGAGATCTCTAAAGACCCCTTTTATAAGTCTTGTCAAGGAAATGACATAAGAAAGGACAATAAAGCCTAAGAACAGAAAGTTTGAAAGGAAAACTCAAAAGGGTTTTATCAAAAAGAATAAACAGCAACATGACCTAAGGGGAAAGGATGTTTATTAATATCATGGTAAGGAGTTTGTATTCCTGGTGTTTTCCTCCTGGACTTATTAATTTGGAAAGAGTCGTCTCTGGTTCAGGTTGGTGAGCTGAATCACTGTGCGAGTTGAAATCTTGAGATGACACTTAATCCATGAAGATGCAGCATCATGTGGTGGAGAAGAGGGGAATTGTGACTGCTTTGAGACTGGTTCTGCAttttcagcacagctgctgtgaAGCAGCAAAAGATCAGTTACTAATCTGCCAGTGGTATGCTGGAGTCTGTTGTCCAACTTGTCAATGGCCCAGCAGCAACCAAGTTTTTCTGTAGGATACtaatgctttttccatttttctaacTGTGTTCTTTCACAAAGTCATTCTGACCCATTCCCTTCTGCATTGCTTAAATGTGAATGGCAAAACAGCAAAGAAGTGAAGAGTTAACAAAAGCTTACATGCTGATTGCCACCAGTATTGTCTCTGTCCTCAATGACTCTGATCACCTGAGTAAGGGAAATACTGGGAAATACTGGCACATAAATCCCGActtaaattccatttttccttccagcttgtGATTCATCTTTCATATTTTGTagtggaaaatattcttttctttgcttcaggTTCCTCAGATTTCTCTAGTTAAGGATATGAATGAGCATCTCTTGCCAACCTTTCTCAGCCATACCTGCTGAGATACAAGAAAAGAATGCCATCAGGATATTAATCCTTCATCTTGGTAATATAAGGGGATAGGAATGCACAACGCTGTATGTCTCCCGATGGCCTGAGGGAAGCATAGGGCTAAAGTTTACCTTCAGAATTCACTTCCCAGGTGTGGAAGTAAGGTAACCTCCGTCTGTGGGCATCATCACTTTGTTTTATATACCTTGCTCACAAAACACACTGTGACTTCACTTTGCCTTCTGTCTGACACCGAACTTGTCTCATCTTCAGCTTATTTTAACTTTGACAAACCCATTTAGTATGCATACGAGCAAGCAGTTCTTTCAAACCTCATTGGAAGTACAGTGGCAATCTCTTCCGATGTTACCTAACACTGACTTCTTAGCAGTACTATATATAACCTGCCTTACATTGCAGCGCTGTCTGCATTTTGGGTGTGTAAGACAGCATGTCTTAGTGGACCATTTGTGACTTTACCTCTTATATCCATATCTAAAACTGTAGGTTTTGCTCATTTCCAAggtaaacattttatttaaaaaacagcctGCCTTTGCATCCATATGAAAACCCAAAACCTTGATATTCTGAGGCTTTGTTGAGATTggatttctgtgctgctgttttaaaCTTACCAAGTAATGGGAGaggttttcttctccttcccttaaTCAGAAATTGCAGCACTGCTCTCTGTCATTTAGCAGTGAGACTTCCTCTCTCATTTTTCTAGTTGATAAATATGAAGGATTTCCTCAACAGATGACTGCAACAAAGTTATTTCTATCTATTAACTGTGTGCAACCTGGACGTAAACCTGTGCACATGTTCTCTAACAAAATGCATGTTCACAGATTTGTACAGGTCACAAAGATgttgtgtgttttaaaactcCCTGATGTCATCATGATCAACTGAATTATGTTGGAAAATCCTACTCTTTGCATCTGCAAAGAGAAACCACTTCTTAAGGTAAGTATATTTGTAGCTTAAGGTTGGAGGAGGATCAGAGCAGCTGTGGTGTTGCACAGAGACAGGATTTGGAAGACCTGCTCTGGGTTTCATGTTCCCCTCGGTGTGGTGGAGCTGAGCTCCAGGAGCACCTCGCAGCCCAGATACTGAGGAGGGAGCCAGTTTGGAGCTGATGGAGCAGCAGTTTTGTAGCTCCACCAGTCAAACACtgctccctccctttctctccccaaaaAGAGCAGCACTCGGTTGCCATGTTGGGCCACTGCAGTAGTAGCCATGATTGGCTCTACTTTAGCTCCGCAGGCCAGTGGGAGGCTTCAATTCCCTCTGTGCCTTCCCAGTACACAGCCCATAGTGGGCCATGGCCCACTGCATGGGCTGtgtactggggaaaaaaatgtattttctaagaTATTCACAGCTTTGGGAGGTTATCTGTGTTCAGCAGGGAAGCTACAAGtaactgaaatatattaatgtgttttctttgttttgttttgttttttccagcctGATAGTGCGTATCAAGGGGgagttttttttctcacagtacACTTTCCAACAGACTATCCTTTCAAACCACCAAAGGTAAGCCCTTTCTCTCAAAACTTATCGCAATATTTTGGTCATATCTTTGTTTCTTAGTTGTTTGGGGCTTAATTTTGGaagttaaaaccagaaaagacaGCACTAGGATACATGTTCATAGTGGATGAGCAGATAAGACTGTACAATAAATTGTGTTGGCAGATCTAGTGTGACTCGAAGTGAAGGGACAACATTAAGGATTCCAAATGTAATGAACAGAATTTGATGTtacttgtttttcattatttttttattccagattgcttttacaacaaaaatataCCACCCAAACATAAACAGTAATGGGAGTATTTGTCTTGATATCCTGAGATCGCAATGGTCACCTGCTCTGACTGTATCTAAAGGTAAACTCACAGGTTTGCGAATGGATTTATGGAGTTGCATACGCTGCCATGGCGCTTTTCTGTTGTATTAGTGCACTGTCTAAGGGTGGGAGTGAGAACTCATCCTGCATGTTACAGAAGTGGCAAATTCCACTGGAATTCTTGTTATGATCCAAGATCTTGCACAGTTTATTTGAAGTGTCATATTACGTAAAATACGATGTGCATGGCAAAGAAGTGTTCTAAAACGAGTTGGGTGAGATAATAAACGTCTGATTATTGTTGCCTGAAATGCAAATTCTGCATTATAGCTGACTGTGCATGCGGAACTGGGGAGAAACTGCTGAAGAGAGCTTCAAAATCAAACGAATTTGGATGTAAATGGAAA harbors:
- the UBE2D1 gene encoding ubiquitin-conjugating enzyme E2 D1 isoform X1 → MALKRIQKELSDLQRDPPAHCSAGPVGDDLFHWQATIMGPPDSAYQGGVFFLTVHFPTDYPFKPPKIAFTTKIYHPNINSNGSICLDILRSQWSPALTVSKVLLSICSLLCDPNPDDPLVPDIAQIYKSDKEKYNRHAREWTQKYAM
- the UBE2D1 gene encoding ubiquitin-conjugating enzyme E2 D1 isoform X2, whose translation is MALKRIQKELSDLQRDPPAHCSAGPVGDDLFHWQATIMGPPDSAYQGGVFFLTVHFPTDYPFKPPKIAFTTKIYHPNINSNGSICLDILRSQWSPALTVSKADCACGTGEKLLKRASKSNEFGCKWKTLIRMCVGLPDCLLMALWVA
- the UBE2D1 gene encoding ubiquitin-conjugating enzyme E2 D1 isoform X4, producing the protein MGPPDSAYQGGVFFLTVHFPTDYPFKPPKIAFTTKIYHPNINSNGSICLDILRSQWSPALTVSKVLLSICSLLCDPNPDDPLVPDIAQIYKSDKEKYNRHAREWTQKYAM
- the UBE2D1 gene encoding ubiquitin-conjugating enzyme E2 D1 isoform X3; the protein is MLENPTLCICKEKPLLKPDSAYQGGVFFLTVHFPTDYPFKPPKIAFTTKIYHPNINSNGSICLDILRSQWSPALTVSKVLLSICSLLCDPNPDDPLVPDIAQIYKSDKEKYNRHAREWTQKYAM